Proteins co-encoded in one Halococcoides cellulosivorans genomic window:
- a CDS encoding class I SAM-dependent methyltransferase, whose translation MNSHDVRRQWADQSGAYSPEYYAHHGPDERSEAVREHLDETVGAGASVLELGCSSGRHLQHLFANGYDDLTGIELNGDAVDVMAETYPALAETATIHVGAMEDVLQEVDDDAFDAIFAVETLQHVHPDATWVFDEIARVTSDALVVIENEGEDHPDREAGVTDVDGFPLYFRDWESIFTDCGLNSVAAREGTRDTIRLFRTPDHD comes from the coding sequence GTGAACTCACACGACGTTCGCCGCCAATGGGCCGACCAAAGCGGCGCTTACTCGCCCGAGTACTACGCGCATCACGGCCCCGACGAGCGCAGTGAGGCCGTCCGCGAGCACCTCGACGAGACCGTCGGCGCGGGCGCGAGCGTCCTCGAACTCGGCTGTAGTTCTGGCCGCCACCTCCAACATCTGTTCGCGAACGGCTACGACGACCTCACGGGGATCGAACTCAACGGCGACGCCGTCGACGTGATGGCCGAGACCTATCCCGCGCTGGCCGAGACGGCGACGATCCACGTCGGTGCGATGGAAGACGTCCTCCAGGAGGTCGACGACGACGCGTTCGACGCGATATTTGCGGTCGAGACCCTCCAGCACGTCCATCCCGACGCGACCTGGGTGTTCGACGAGATCGCACGCGTCACGAGCGACGCGCTCGTCGTCATCGAGAACGAAGGTGAGGACCATCCCGACCGCGAGGCTGGCGTGACCGACGTCGACGGCTTTCCACTCTATTTCCGCGACTGGGAGTCGATATTCACCGACTGCGGGCTGAACTCGGTCGCCGCGCGCGAGGGCACGCGCGACACGATTCGATTGTTCCGAACCCCGGACCACGATTGA